The genomic stretch AAGCCCCTGCCGGTGACGCATCTCAAACGGCGCATTGATTTTATTTTGAAATGTTGCGCTGCAGCGACTCGGAGGCCGGTCTATTCGGCCTCCGGGACGCTTGTCACTCAAATGAATGACAAGAACGCGAACGGTTCGTCGCAAAACGACAAGAACTACTCTTAATTGGCGTTTTTGCGGCAGATTTGCCTTTGACACCCTGCGGAAAAACGGCTCATTTGCGGTCTTTCGCGCTGCCGCTCCGGGCAAGCCGATTTCAAATTCAAAGAGGGGGTTTTTATACGATGAACAAGAACGATCTGATCAGCGCGGTTGCCGATTCCAGCGGTCTTTCGAAGAGCGATGCTTCGAGTGCGGTCGAAGGCGTTTTCGACGCCATTACCAAATCGCTGTCGAACGGTGACGAAGTGCGACTGGTCGGCTTCGGTACGTTCTCTGTGGCCAAGCGCAAGGCTTCGACCGGACGCAATCCGCGCACCGGCGAACCGATGACGATCAAGGCATCGAACCAGCCCAAGTTCAAGGCTGGCAAGGGCCTGAAGGACGCCGTCAACTAAGACTGCGCTGGCTGCGCGGGAAACACCGCGCTACCTGATAAAGAAGAACCCCGCCGGTCAGACCGACGGGGTTTTTCTTTGGCCGATAGCCCGGAGAAACCGGGCGTTGGCTGTCAGTCCGACAGGTCGATCAGCGCGGTCGGTGCAGCCTCTGTGCGCGGCGAAACAGCCCAGGTCAGGACCTGCTGACCCGCGGCATTCCGCGACGGCCCCTCATCCGTGTTGTTCGCCAGGATCGCACCGTCGGTGATGACGGTGAAGGTTCCTTCGGGCAGGACCATGTTCGGCGATCCTTCCCCTTCCGAAGACTTCAGCTGGGCGAGGCCCATCGCGCCGCTCATCATGCCCTGCATGGGATTGCCGGCGCCCTGGGCAGCGAAACCGTCTGCATCGATACGCACCTTGCCGTCCTTGCGCAGAATCGCGCTGACGAAGCTGGCCCCCATCGGCATCTTTTCGATCATCGGGAATGCGAAGTCGTGGCTGAGCTGGCCCGACACGTTGAAATCGACTTCGAACAACCCGTCACCCTTGTGGGTGACCTTGTTCCATCCCTTCTGGCGCGAAAGCTTCTCTGCGAACTCTTCTGCTGCCTCCGGGCTCGACGGGTCGATCCCGCCGAGGAACATCTTCATCTGTTCCGCTTCTTTCGCCTTCTTGGCCTTGCGCACGTCGGCGTTGGCATCCCATTCGGCTTTCTGCTCGGCTATTTCGCCTTCAGTGCAGGGACGATCGTTGAAGTCGTCGTCATAGCAATCGCTTGCCGTGAACTCCTCCTCTTCATCCGCGGCCATTTCGGCGAGCTTGGAAAAGGCGAGCATCTGGATTTCACCGGCATAGGAATAGCTGAAGCTGCCATTCTTCATCAGCGAAAGCTGTGAAGTGAACTTGCCCGGCGAAAGCAGGCATCCCGTCAGCAGCAACGGCGCGAAAAGTGCGAGCAGGATCCGCGATTTCATAATTCATCCCCCCTCAGGAATTGCGTGTGGTCACCGCGTACAAGGCAATTGCTGCAGCATTGCTAACGTTGAGGCTCTCCATCACGCTCGAAATTGGCAGCTTGGCCAGTGCGTCGCAATGGACCTCGATGTTGTGGCGCATGCCTTCGCCTTCGGCGCCGAGGACCAGAGCGACAGGTCCGGCGGGCAGGGCTTCGGCAAGCGTTGCCTCGGCGGCACCCGTCAGGCCGATGCGCCAGTATCCGTTCTCTGCCAGTTCATCGAGCGCGCGGGCAAGATTGACGACCCGCACCCAAGGCACGGTTTCGAGCGCGCCCGAAGCGGACTTCGCGAGCACTCCCGATTCGGGCGGAGCATGCCGGTCCTGCGTCACGATGGCTGCGGCGTTGAATGCTGCAGCCGAGCGCATGATAGCGCCCACATTATGCGGATCGGTCACCTGGTCGAGGACGACGATCGGGCGGTCAGCCTCGCCGCCAAGCACCTCGTCGAGGAAAACATCTTCGAGCGGTTCGCATTCCAGCACGAGCCCCTGGTGCGGCGCATCCTTGGCGACAAGGCGCGCCAGGTCCTGGACATCGGCATATTCGACAGGAAAATCGGCCGGCAGTTCGCCGTCGAGCGATTCGATTCCCTCACGGGTCGCCCACAGTTTGCGATGCTGACGGGCAGGGTTCTTTAATGCGGCCTCTACCGCGTGACGTCCCCACAGGCGCGTGTGTCCGGAGGTGCCACGGCCTGAACCGCGCCCACCCTTCATACGTCCTGCACGTCCCCTGAGCGCGCGCTTGCGCTCTGACTTGGCCATTGAATCTCTCGCTTCGTTGATAGGATTTGGCCCTCCTGCCAGTCGCCCCATTGACAGGCAAGCGTCGCTTCGCCAAAGGGGCGCCTCTCGGCAACGGGGTGTCGCTTTTGCGAGCCCCGAATTCCCGACCTTGCTGGTGTGGACAGGTGGCCGAGTGGTTAAAGGCAGCAGACTGTAAATCTGCCCGCGCAAGCGTACGCTGGTTCGAATCCAGCCCTGTCCACCACCCGCAACTCTCACGACGCGAAGCTATCGCTCTTGCCCAGATGGCAAGGCAGGATTAACGAGCCGCGTCATGCAAAAGACTTCCGATGTCATAACGGGCAAGCCCGTTATTTCCGCCACGGGCCTGTTTACGCCTGCCGACAGCATTTCGAACGAAGAGCTCGTCGAAAGCTTCAACCGCTACGTCGAACTCTTCAACAGCCGCAACGCCGAAGCGATCGCCTCTGGTGAGATCGAGGCGCTGCAGCCGAGCTCAGTCGAATTCATCGAGAAGGCGAGCGGTATCAAGGCGCGGCACGTGATGACCAAGCAGCCGGTTCTCGATCCAGAGATCATGGCACCGCGCTGGGAAGAGCGTCCGAACGAAGAGCTTTCGATCCTTGCCGAGATTGGCGTGAAGGCATGCCGCGATGCGCTGGAGCGGGCCGGGCGCGATGTGAAGGACGTCGATGCCGTGCTGTGCGCCGCATCCAACATGCAGCGCCCCTATCCGGCGATGGCGGTGGAGATCCAGGATGCGCTGGGCATCGATGGTTTCGGCTTCGACATGAATGTCGCCTGCTCCTCTGCCACCTTCGGGATACAGACCGCCACGGACTATATCCGGGCAGGAAACGCGAAGAGCGTGCTGGTCGTCAGCCCTGAAATCACCTCGGGCCACCTCAACTGGCGCGACCGCGACAGCCACTTCATCTTCGGTGACGTGGCAACCGCGGTACTGGTCGAGGACGAGGCGGTTGCACCGGCACAGCATTGGGACATCCTCGGCACGAAGCTGAAGACCGTTTTCTCCAACAATATCCGCAACAATTTCGGCTTCCTCAATCGCGCGCATCCGGAAACCGCCGATATGCCGGACAAGCTGTTCGTTCAGGAAGGCCGCAAGGTGTTCAAGGAAGTGGTGCCGATGGTCGCGCAGATGATCATCGATGAGGCCACCCGGCTGGAGATCGATCCGCAAGGTCTGCGGCGTCTATGGCTGCATCAAGCCAACGCGGGGATGAACCGGCTGATCGCGCACCGTGTGCTGGGGCACGAGGCCAACGCGGACGAGAGTCCGACGGTGCTCGATACCTATGGCAATACGTCGAGCGCAGGCTCGATCATCGCATTCCATCTCAACAGCGAGGATTTGCAGGTCGGCGATACCGGCCTGATCTGTAGCTTCGGTGCGGGTTATTCAGCCGGGACGGTATTTGTGCGCAAGGTGGGCTGACGCCGGGCAAAAGCCTGCGCGTCCCACCACTTGATGATCGCCTGCGAAATCTGCCACAGGATCAGCGTCGCCACGACCGACACGAGGCCGTCGACGAAATAGTGATAGGCAAGGTGGACCGAGCCGACCCAGATCACCACGAAGAAGGCAAAGAACAGCTTGCCTGCTGCAGGTGACACGCGGCGGACGGCGAGCCAGAACAGCATCGCCATGGCGACATGCATGCTCGGCATCGCGGTGATGCCGCTGCCGAGACCTCTTTCACCCTCGTGATACCAGCCCAACAGGAGTTCCTGCACGCGAAGGGTCATGATCGGAACCGTTTCGTTCGCCTTGTTGAGATAGGCCATCTGCGCATCGAATGTGTTCATGCCCAGGATCGGGCCGACGAAGCATGGGCCGACGGACGCAAGCATGGTCGCAAGCACGTTGCCGATGACTGTCCAGATAAGGAAGAAACCGAGCAGGTATTCGCGGCGGAAACCGGCTGCTGCCTGGTAGAAGACGAAGAACAGCGTCCCCGCGTAAATCAGCAGCATCCACAGATGATAGGCTACTGCAAGTGCCGCGGTGACGTAGGGATAGCCGAGCACTGGCTGCAGCACTTCCCATGCATCGTAACCGAAGAAGATGAACCGGTCCCACGCGATGAAGGCAGGATCCCAAGAGAAGTCGTTGAACAGCGCGATCATGGACTTCATCTTCGAAAAGAATGGCATGAACACGATGACGAATGCGAAAATGGGCAGGGCGGCCAGAAAGACAGGGCTGCGCAGCCGGCGCATGTAGGTCTCGATCAGGAACATGGTCGGCCGATCGGGCCGGTTCCTGATCAGCAACAGCGCCATGTCGATAACCAGCATTGCAAAACCGGCCGCTGTATAGAGCCGTGCGTTGACCACGGCGAGTTCCAGCCCGACTGCAATTCCATTGTAGAGAAAGATGGCGAGTTCGATGCAGAACAGGGCGAGCGCGATGGCGAGCACCGGTACGTCGTCCCACAACAGGTCCCGGAAAGACCGGTCCAGCATTCGATGATCGCGCGTCATTTCAGCCCCATAATGCATGCCTCGCCGCTGATAGGGAAGTTTGGTTAACCGCATGCTAAAACGCAGCGTCTTGCACGGGCGATTGCGATCAGCGCCTTGTTACTGCCACCTCTTGCGACTAGATCGCAGCGATGGCTGGAGAAATACTCGATAACAAAGGGCGCGGTGATGTCAGCTGGAGCTGGCCGCCGATCCATCCCGAAGGTCGCAAATTCGGACTGATCACGGCAGCACTCAGCTTGCTGACGGCGTTCTTTGCGTGGGAGACGATCGCCTGGCCGCTCGCCTTCCTGACGCTGGGCGTGCTTGCCTTCTTCCGCGATCCCGAACGAGTGGTGCCGCAGTCAGACGACCTGATCGTGTCGCCGGCGGATGGGCTCGTATCGCTCATCCAGGAGGTCGACCCGCCTGCCGAACTGACCGTCGACGATGGATCGGGTACTCGCGGCCTGCCTGAAGGCAAGGTGACACGTATCTCCATCTTCATGAGCGTGTTCGACGTGCACATCAATCGTGCGCCGATCGGCGGCACCGTTCAGCGCGTCGTCTATATGCCCGGCAAGTTCATGAACGCCGATCTCGACAAGGCGAGCGAAGAAAACGAACGCCAGCACATCCTGATCGAGCGGCCCGACGGCATGATGATCGGTTTCACCCAGATCGCGGGCCTTGTCGCGCGGCGTATCGTTCCCTTCGTGAAGCCTGGCGACCTGCTCGCAGTTGGCCAGAGGGTCGGATTGATTCGATTTGGTAGCCGCGTCGACGTCTATCTTCCCGCCGGTACCGATCCCAAGGTGCTGCTTGGCCAGAAGGTGATTGCGGGCGAAACGATGCTCGCGGAAGTCGGCACGCAGAAACTGATCGAGGGCATCGCGCAGTGAGCCATGACCCGGACCTGCCACGCGTTGGGCCCAAGGCCGCAGAAGACGAAATTCCGGTAGGCAAGGGGACGCGCGGGCTGACGTTGCGCACCATGCTGCCCAACGCGATCACCGCAGCAGCGCTTTGTTCGGGCCTTACGGGGATCCGTTTCGCTGTCAGTGGCGAATGGCATTTCGCGGTTATTGCGATCATCCTTGCAGGCGTGCTCGATGGCATCGATGGCCGAATCGCACGCTTGCTGAAGGCCCAGTCGCGCTTCGGTGCGGAGCTCGACAGTCTGGCAGATAACGTGTCGTTCGGGGTCGCGCCGGCGCTGATCCTGTTCATGTGGTCGCTGCAGGACTTTCCCCGGCTCGGATGGTTTGCCGCTCTCGCTTTCGCGGTGTGCATGGCCCTGCGGCTGGCGCGCTTCAATGCGCAAATCGATCTCGACGACCAGCCGCACAAGTCGGCTGGGTTCCTGACAGGTGTACCTGCGCCTGTTGGGGCGGGGCTGGCATTTCTTCCGGTCTATTTCTGGCTTGAGACGGGAATCGCAGAGTTCCGCAACCCGTTCTATCTTGCGATCTGGGTTGCGTTGATCGCGTTCCTGCTGATTTCGAACATTGCGACCCTAAGCTGGTCTTCGATCAGGCCGCGGCGCAATATCAGGCTCGAATTCCTTGCGCTCGTCGGCATCCTGTTCGGCGGCGGTTTGCTACTCGAACCTTGGTGGACGCTGATCGTGATTTGCCTCGGATATCTCGCGCTCGTTCCTGTGGGCCTGGTCCGTTACGGACGGATCAGGCGGCAACGGCGCGAGGCAGCCTCGGCGCAGGGCGGCGCATAGCGCTCCGCTGGATTGCCGCCGCAGGGCGCAGTTTAACGACATCGACCGGACGCGGCGCCTGTTTGAAGGCGCGTTCTTCTACGCGCATTGCAATGACGACGTTGCGGGCACGGACCATAGTGTCCGCCAGCACGGCGATCACAGCCACGAGGGCGATGGCAAACAGGGCGATCGGCAGATAAGCAATCATCGTCAGTCTCACTTTCGGTCTGTCGGCAAGCCTGTTGACAAGCTGTGCATGACTAGGGGAAAACCCTGATTGACGCGGTCCGTTCCGTGTCTGATGGCAATGTTCTCTTTTTGTTCCGCCGTGTCAAGGCGAAAATGCGCCGTGGTGAATCCTGCGTGCGACGAATTGAGGCTGGATTTTTGCCGAATCCCTCGCTAAGGGCGCGCCTTCCGCACATGAAATGCCTCGATTCACGGGGCAGGAGATGGGCGGGAAATCCACATGGAAGGCATACATACCGGTGCCGCAGCGGGGTCTCCGCAGTCGGTTCCAGTCTTCCAGAGGCATAACCGGAAAGGAAATTACCTATGGCGGCTCCTACCGTCACCATGCAGCAATTGATCGAGGCCGGCGCACACTTCGGCCACCAGACCCACCGCTGGAACCCGCGGATGAAGCCGTACATCTTCGGCGCCCGCAACGGTGTTCACATCATCGACCTGTCGCAGACCGTTCCGCTGTTCGCGCGCGCTCTCGACTTCGTTGAGCAGACCGTCCGCGCCGGCGGCAAGGTCCTGTTCGTCGGCACCAAGCGCCAGGCTCAGGAGCCGATCGCAGAAGCAGCTCGCGCTTCGGGCCAGCACTTCGTCAACCACCGCTGGCTGGGCGGCATGCTCACCAACTGGAAGACGATCTCGCAGTCGATCAAGCGTCTCAAGACCCTTGAAGAACAGCTTTCGGGCGAGACTTCGGGCCTCACCAAGAAGGAAGTCCTTCAGCTCACCCGCGAAAAGGACAAGCTGGAACTTTCGCTCGGCGGTATCCGCGACATGGGCGGCATCCCGGACGTGATGTTCGTGATCGACGCCAACAAGGAAGACCTCGCCATCAAGGAAGCGGCCGTTCTCGGCATTCCGGTGATCGCGGTTCTCGACACCAACGTCGATCCGACGGGCATTGCTTTCCCGGTTCCGGGTAACGACGACGCAGCTCGCGCCGTTCGCCTGTATTGCGACGCAATCAGCGAAGCGGCGACCTCGGGTCGCGGCGGCGCAGTTGCCGATTCCGGCGTCGATGTCGGCGCGATGGAACAGCCGCCGGCTGAAGCGACTGCCTGACACGCCACACGGCTGTCACGAACACCCCCTAGTGCGCCGGGCGTCCCCACCAGGGCCCCGGTGCCCGAATACGATTTGAAAAGGAAAATCTCATGGCTGCATTTACTGCCGCTGATGTGAAGGCCCTGCGCGAAAAGACCGGCGCGGGCATGATGGACGCCAAGAAGGCTCTCGAAGAATCGAACGGCGACATCGAAGCTGCTGTCGACGCACTTCGCGCAAAGGGTCTTGCGACCGCGCAGAAGAAGTCGAGCCGCACCGCTGCAGAAGGCCTCGTCGGCGTCGCCGTCGAAGGCACCAAGGGCGTTGCCGTCGAAGTAAACTCGGAAACCGACTTCGTTGCGAAGAACGACAAGTTCCAGGACTTCGTACGCAAGACGACCCAGGCGGCACTCTCGCTTTCGAGCGACGATGTCGACGCGCTGAAGTCGGCTGCATACCCTGACGGCGGCACTGTTGCCGACAAGCTGACCGACAACGTCGCGACCATCGGTGAAAACCAGCAGGTCCGCCGCGTGAAGAGCGTTTCGGTGTCGCAGGGCTCGATCGTTCCTTACGTGCACAACGCTGCTGCAGACGGCCTCGGCAAGATCGGCGTTCTCGTCGCTCTTGAAAGCGACCTGTCGGCAGACGTTCTCGAACCCTTCGGCAAGCAGCTGGCGATGCACATCGCTTCGATGTTCCCGCAGGCGCTGAACGCTGAAGGCCTCGATGCCGATGTGATCGAACGCGAACGTGCGATCGCACAGGAAAAGGCTGCCGAAAGCGGCAAGCCTGCCGAAGTCCAGGCCAAGATGGTCGACGGTGCGATCAAGAAGTTTGCCAAGGAGAACGCTCTCCTGTCGCAGATGTTCGTGATGGACAACAAGACCAGCGTCGAAGACACGGTCGCCAAGTTCGGCAAGGACAATGGCGGTTCGGTCAAGCTGGTGGACTACGTCCGCTACCAGCTCGGCGAAGGCATCGAGAAGGAAGAAAGCGATTTCGCGGCCGAAGTGGCTGCTGCAGTCGCCGGCTGATCCAGCCCGATTGTCGGCGCCTCGCGCCGCTCGAACAGCCGCTCGTCCCTGCCGGGGCGGGCGGTTGTTCCGTTTCGGGGATGAAAAAATCTTTCAGAACCGGGCAAGTTTTTAACAAAGTTAATTGTCGCATTCCTGCACGCTGCCAGAGTGCCGCCCGTCGCTCTCGTCCACCGCGAGGGTTCCGGCCTTTTCGGGTCGCTTTTGAAGACGCTCGGGACCTCCCCTCCCACCAGGGGAAGCGACACCTAATTCTCATCTGCCGGACGTTCATGCTGCCGACGATATCGTTAGGCTTTGCCACTCGCCGCAATCGCAGCTAAGCAGCGCCGCACCCCCTCCCGCTGGAACAGGTTTTCACCATGCCCCTGAAAGACAAGAAGCGCATTCTCCTGAAACTCTCGGGCGAGGTGCTGATGGGGGAGCAGGAATACGGGATCGACCCCGCCTATGTTGCGCGTCTCGCCGAAGAGGTGAAGGCGGCAAAGGACGCAGGCTACGAGATTTGCCTGGTGATCGGCGGGGGCAACATCTTCCGCGGCGTGGCAGGCGCGGCGCGCGGTCTTGACCGTACCACTGGCGATTACATGGGGATGCTGGCAACCGTCATGAACGCGCTGGCCATGCAGAACGCGCTCGAACAGCTCGGCGTCCAGACCCGCGTCCAGTCGGCGATCCCGATGGCTTCAGTATGCGAGCCCTATATTCGCCGCCGTGCCGAACGGCACCTGCAGAAGGGACGCATCGTCATTTTCGCAGCCGGGACCGGCAACCCGTTCTTTACGACCGACACCGGCGCTGCGCTTCGTGCGGCGGAAATGAACTGCGATGCCTTGCTCAAGGGAACCAGCGTCGACGGGATCTATAGCGCGGATCCCAAGACCGATCCCAATGCGACGCGTTTTGAAACAATTACTTACGACAAGGTTCTGTCGGATAATCTCAAGGTCATGGATGCGGCAGCCGTCGCCCTTTGCCGAGAGAACCACATTCCGATAGTTGTCTTCTCGATCCGCGAAAAAGGAAACGTCGCCCGCGTACTCGATGGCAGCGGCGTCCAGACGATTGTACAAGAGGAAGCCTGATCGATGGCACAGTATGACAAGTCCGATATCGAGCGCCGCATGAACGGCGCGGTCGAAGCTCTCAAGAGCGACCTTGGAGGCCTGCGGACGGGCCGCGCGAACACCAGCCTGCTCGATCCGGTGGTGTGCGAAGTTTACGGCGCGATGATGCCGCTCAACCAGGTGGCGACCGTTTCGGCGCCCGAGCCGCGCATGCTGAGCGTGCAGGTGTGGGACAAGGCAAACATGATCGCGGTAGAGAAAGGGATTGCGCACGCAAACCTGGGCCTCAACCCGATGATCGACGGGCAGAACATCCGCCTCCCGATCCCCGACCTGACCGAAGAACGCCGCAAGGAACTGGCGAAGCTCGCCGGGCAGTATGCTGAAAAGGCAAAGATCGCGATCCGCAACGTGCGCCGCGACGGCATGGAAGCGCTCAAGACCGACGAGAAGAAGAAGGAAATCTCCGAAGACGATCGCAAGCGCAGCGAAGAAGAGGTCCAGAAGCTGACCGATAAATACGTCGCGCTGACCGACGAAGCCGCCGCGAAGAAGGAACAGGAAATCCTGACCCAGTGAGGTCGGAGTAGGCCGGAGAGGGCTGATGGGGGCGGAGCCCAACCGAGCAAGGCATGTCGCCATCATCATGGATGGCAACGGACGCTGGGCCAAGAAACGCGCCCTCCCGCGTGCCATGGGGCACAAGCGCGGCGTAGAGGCCGTGCGCAAGCTGGTTCGCAGCGTGGAAGAGATGGGCCTCGATTGCCTGACGCTCTACGCATTCTCCTCCGAAAACTGGAAGCGGCCCGAAGAAGAGGTCGACGACCTGATGAACCTGATGCGCAAGTTCATCAAATCGGATCTGCCTGAATTCATCGCCAACGACGTCCGGCTCAAGATCATCGGCGACTGGCAGGGGCTGGCCCCCGATATCGTCGCCATGCTCGAAGATGCACTGGAACAGACCAGTGGCGGCTCGCACACCCTGGCAGTGGCGCTCAATTACGGATCGCAGCAGGAAATCGCGCGGGCCGCAGCAAAGGCTGCGGCGATCGGCGAAGTGAACGAACGCACAATCGCGGCCCACCTCGACACCAATGACATGCCTCCGCTTGACCTGCTGATCCGGACAAGCGGAGAGGTTCGCCTGTCCAATTTCCTGCTGTGGCAGGCGGCCTATGCGGAGATGCTTTTCGTCGACACGCTGTGGCCGGACTTCACGCCGGACCACCTGCGGCAGGCGCTGGACGATTTCGCCAATAGGGAGCGACGTTATGGCGGACGGTGAACCTAAATCGAAAAACGCCGACCTGCCGGTCCGCTTCGTTTCCGCCATCGTAATGATCGCCATTGCGGGCGTCGCATTCTGGCTCGGCGGATGGTGGTGGGCGTCGTTCGTGGCGATCGTCGCCGGCGGCGTCATGTCCGAATGGCATCGCTTGTCCTCGGCAATTGCTCAATCGCTTGCCGGCAAGGCCGTATGGCTCGTCGCGGGCCTCGCCTATCTCATGCTTGCCAGCCTCACCCTCGTTATCCTGAGGTGGGACGGCACCGGATACTGGCTGTTCGCGCTTGTCCTGTCGGTAATCGGTGTCGATGTCGGCGCATACTTCATGGGGAGGGCCATCGGCGGACCCAAGATTGCCCCGAAGATCAGCCCGTCAAAAACTTGGGCGGGCTTGTTTGGAGGCGTACTCGGCGCTTTCGTCGCCCTGCTGGGGGCTGAAACGGTTTCGACAGTCCTCATCATGCAGCAGCACGGCGCCAGTGGCAGCGAATGGGCCTGGCGCACGATCGAAGGCAATTGGCTTTGGACTCTCGCAGCAGGTGCAGTCATCGCCGTCGTTGCCCAGGCTGGCGATTTCTTCGAGAGCTGGATGAAGCGGCGTGCAGGGGTGAAGGATAGCTCGAACCTCATTCCCGGCCACGGCGGATTATTCGATCGCACCGACGGCCTGATCGCCGTCTCAGCCCTGTTCGCGATTATCCAGCTGGTTGGCGGGGTGTTGTGACCCGCTCAATTTCCATCCTTGGCGCGACAGGTTCGGTGGGTGAGCAGACTCTCGACCTGATCCGGCGCAACCGTAACGAGTGGCAGGTCGAGGCACTCACCGCGAATTGCTCGGTTGCCAAGCTGGCCCAGATGGCACGTGAATTCGGCGCGAAGCTGGCTGTCGTGGGTGACGAGGCTTGCCTGCCCGAATTGCGCGAAGCGCTGGCCGGATCTGGCATCGAAGCCGCCGGTGGCCGTGCGGCGCTGTGCGAGGCGGCATCTCGCCCGGTCGACATCACCGTTGCCGCTATCGTCGGCTGTGCCGGGTTGGGCCCGGTGATGGCCGCGATCGAACGGGGCGGCACTGTCGCGCTCGCCAACAAGGAGGCGCTGGTTTCGGCTGGCGAAGTCATGACCGCGGCTGTCGCCCGTCATGGTGCGACGCTGCTTCCGGTCGACAGCGAGCATAATGCGATCTTCCAGTGCCTGCAGGGGCACAGGCTGTCCGATGTTGCGAGGATCACGCTGACTGCCAGTGGCGGACCGTTCCGCACATGGACACAGGCGCAGCTCGATGCGGCGACGCCAGAGCAGGCGGTGGCGCATCCCAACTGGGACATGGGTGCAAAGATCAGCGTCGATTCTGCGACGATGATGAACAAGGGCCTCGAATATATCGAAGCCCATCACCTCTTTCCCGTCGGTCTCGACCGGTTGAAGATCGTCGTCCACCCGCAAAGCGTGATCCATTCGATGGTCGAATATCGCGACCGTTCGACGCTGGCGCAGCTGGGTCCGTCCGACATGCGCGTGCCCATCGCATCCTGTCTCGCCTGGCCGGCGCGCATGGATACGCCGATGGAAACGCTCGACCTGCCGGCGATTGGCGAACTGAGTTTCTTCGCCCCTGACGAGGATCGCTTCCCGGCGACCCGCCTGGCGCGCGAAGCGATCGAGGCGGGCGGCGCGGCGCCGGCCATTCTCAACGCTGCCAACGAGATAGCCGTATCGGCATTTCTCGGCGGTCAGATTTCGTTCACCCGTATTGCTGCATTGGTGGAGGACACGGTTAGCCGCTATACGGCGGCTGCACCGGGCACGCTTGCGGAGGTTCTCGAGATCGACCGCGAGGCACGCGTCCGGGCCGAGGCAATGTTGGAGAACGCTTAACTTGTTGGAATCGCCTCCTTTCTGGATGTACGTCATAGGCTTCCTGCTGGTGCTCGGTCCGCTGGTGACCCTGCACGAGCTCGGCCATTACCTCGTCGGCCGCTGGTTCGGCGTCGGGGCAGAGGCGTTTTCGATCGGTTTCGGCAGGGAACTGATCGGATGGACTGACAAGCGCGGCACGCGCTGGAAGATCGCAGCCATTCCGCTCGGCGGATACGTCCAGTTCAAGGGCGACATGAACCC from Altererythrobacter epoxidivorans encodes the following:
- a CDS encoding phosphatidylserine decarboxylase → MAGEILDNKGRGDVSWSWPPIHPEGRKFGLITAALSLLTAFFAWETIAWPLAFLTLGVLAFFRDPERVVPQSDDLIVSPADGLVSLIQEVDPPAELTVDDGSGTRGLPEGKVTRISIFMSVFDVHINRAPIGGTVQRVVYMPGKFMNADLDKASEENERQHILIERPDGMMIGFTQIAGLVARRIVPFVKPGDLLAVGQRVGLIRFGSRVDVYLPAGTDPKVLLGQKVIAGETMLAEVGTQKLIEGIAQ
- a CDS encoding HU family DNA-binding protein codes for the protein MNKNDLISAVADSSGLSKSDASSAVEGVFDAITKSLSNGDEVRLVGFGTFSVAKRKASTGRNPRTGEPMTIKASNQPKFKAGKGLKDAVN
- the rpsB gene encoding 30S ribosomal protein S2 codes for the protein MAAPTVTMQQLIEAGAHFGHQTHRWNPRMKPYIFGARNGVHIIDLSQTVPLFARALDFVEQTVRAGGKVLFVGTKRQAQEPIAEAARASGQHFVNHRWLGGMLTNWKTISQSIKRLKTLEEQLSGETSGLTKKEVLQLTREKDKLELSLGGIRDMGGIPDVMFVIDANKEDLAIKEAAVLGIPVIAVLDTNVDPTGIAFPVPGNDDAARAVRLYCDAISEAATSGRGGAVADSGVDVGAMEQPPAEATA
- the pssA gene encoding CDP-diacylglycerol--serine O-phosphatidyltransferase; protein product: MLPNAITAAALCSGLTGIRFAVSGEWHFAVIAIILAGVLDGIDGRIARLLKAQSRFGAELDSLADNVSFGVAPALILFMWSLQDFPRLGWFAALAFAVCMALRLARFNAQIDLDDQPHKSAGFLTGVPAPVGAGLAFLPVYFWLETGIAEFRNPFYLAIWVALIAFLLISNIATLSWSSIRPRRNIRLEFLALVGILFGGGLLLEPWWTLIVICLGYLALVPVGLVRYGRIRRQRREAASAQGGA
- the rlmB gene encoding 23S rRNA (guanosine(2251)-2'-O)-methyltransferase RlmB codes for the protein MAKSERKRALRGRAGRMKGGRGSGRGTSGHTRLWGRHAVEAALKNPARQHRKLWATREGIESLDGELPADFPVEYADVQDLARLVAKDAPHQGLVLECEPLEDVFLDEVLGGEADRPIVVLDQVTDPHNVGAIMRSAAAFNAAAIVTQDRHAPPESGVLAKSASGALETVPWVRVVNLARALDELAENGYWRIGLTGAAEATLAEALPAGPVALVLGAEGEGMRHNIEVHCDALAKLPISSVMESLNVSNAAAIALYAVTTRNS
- the tsf gene encoding translation elongation factor Ts; its protein translation is MAAFTAADVKALREKTGAGMMDAKKALEESNGDIEAAVDALRAKGLATAQKKSSRTAAEGLVGVAVEGTKGVAVEVNSETDFVAKNDKFQDFVRKTTQAALSLSSDDVDALKSAAYPDGGTVADKLTDNVATIGENQQVRRVKSVSVSQGSIVPYVHNAAADGLGKIGVLVALESDLSADVLEPFGKQLAMHIASMFPQALNAEGLDADVIERERAIAQEKAAESGKPAEVQAKMVDGAIKKFAKENALLSQMFVMDNKTSVEDTVAKFGKDNGGSVKLVDYVRYQLGEGIEKEESDFAAEVAAAVAG
- a CDS encoding phosphatase PAP2 family protein, giving the protein MTRDHRMLDRSFRDLLWDDVPVLAIALALFCIELAIFLYNGIAVGLELAVVNARLYTAAGFAMLVIDMALLLIRNRPDRPTMFLIETYMRRLRSPVFLAALPIFAFVIVFMPFFSKMKSMIALFNDFSWDPAFIAWDRFIFFGYDAWEVLQPVLGYPYVTAALAVAYHLWMLLIYAGTLFFVFYQAAAGFRREYLLGFFLIWTVIGNVLATMLASVGPCFVGPILGMNTFDAQMAYLNKANETVPIMTLRVQELLLGWYHEGERGLGSGITAMPSMHVAMAMLFWLAVRRVSPAAGKLFFAFFVVIWVGSVHLAYHYFVDGLVSVVATLILWQISQAIIKWWDAQAFARRQPTLRTNTVPAE
- a CDS encoding beta-ketoacyl-ACP synthase III, whose amino-acid sequence is MQKTSDVITGKPVISATGLFTPADSISNEELVESFNRYVELFNSRNAEAIASGEIEALQPSSVEFIEKASGIKARHVMTKQPVLDPEIMAPRWEERPNEELSILAEIGVKACRDALERAGRDVKDVDAVLCAASNMQRPYPAMAVEIQDALGIDGFGFDMNVACSSATFGIQTATDYIRAGNAKSVLVVSPEITSGHLNWRDRDSHFIFGDVATAVLVEDEAVAPAQHWDILGTKLKTVFSNNIRNNFGFLNRAHPETADMPDKLFVQEGRKVFKEVVPMVAQMIIDEATRLEIDPQGLRRLWLHQANAGMNRLIAHRVLGHEANADESPTVLDTYGNTSSAGSIIAFHLNSEDLQVGDTGLICSFGAGYSAGTVFVRKVG